A single window of Leptolyngbya ohadii IS1 DNA harbors:
- the gltD gene encoding glutamate synthase small subunit codes for MGKPTGFIEFLRELPTELAPLDRIRNWDEFHLPMPDDRLRTQGARCMDCGTPFCHTGTLISGMASGCPINNLIPEWNDLVYRGLWQEALDRLHKTNNFPEFTGRVCPAPCEGSCVLGIHNPPVTIKNIEYSIVEKGWENGWINADPPAKRTGKKVAIIGSGPAGLAAAAQLNRAGHWVTVYERADRPGGLLMYGIPNMKLDKEQVVLRRLEILEKEGVQFICNTEVGKDLPAETLLNEYDAVVLCTGATKPRDLPIEGRPLKGIYFAMEFLTGNTKAVLDGQPGESFISAAGKDVVIIGGGDTGTDCVGTSIRHGCNSVNQLEIMPKPPSERAADNPWPEWPKVYKMDYGQEEAAAKYGGDPRLYLRTATHFEGDENGNVKAVHTVEVQWERNEKGQFIPKQIPGTEQVIPAQLVLLAMGFLGPEQPLLDALKLDRDSRSNVKADYGSYNTSIPGVFAAGDCRRGQSLVVWAINEGRGVARECDRFLMGVTDLP; via the coding sequence ATGGGAAAACCGACTGGCTTTATTGAATTTCTGCGCGAACTGCCGACCGAACTGGCACCCCTCGATCGGATTCGCAACTGGGATGAATTCCACCTGCCCATGCCGGACGATCGCCTCCGCACCCAGGGGGCACGCTGTATGGACTGCGGCACGCCCTTCTGCCACACGGGAACGCTGATTAGCGGCATGGCAAGCGGTTGCCCGATCAACAACCTGATCCCCGAATGGAATGATCTGGTGTATCGCGGCTTGTGGCAGGAAGCACTCGATCGCCTCCACAAAACCAACAACTTCCCCGAATTTACCGGACGGGTATGCCCTGCGCCCTGCGAAGGTTCCTGCGTTCTGGGCATCCATAACCCCCCAGTGACGATCAAGAATATCGAATATTCGATCGTTGAAAAAGGTTGGGAGAATGGCTGGATTAACGCCGATCCGCCTGCCAAACGAACGGGCAAGAAAGTGGCGATTATCGGTTCCGGTCCCGCTGGACTGGCTGCGGCAGCACAACTGAATCGGGCGGGTCACTGGGTTACGGTGTACGAAAGAGCCGATCGCCCTGGTGGATTGCTGATGTATGGCATTCCGAATATGAAGCTGGACAAGGAACAGGTTGTTCTTCGTCGTTTAGAAATCCTGGAGAAGGAAGGCGTACAGTTCATCTGCAATACGGAAGTGGGCAAAGACTTACCTGCTGAAACATTGCTGAACGAATACGACGCTGTCGTTCTCTGCACAGGCGCAACCAAACCGCGTGATTTACCGATCGAAGGTCGTCCGCTCAAGGGAATCTACTTCGCAATGGAATTCCTGACGGGCAATACCAAAGCCGTTCTCGATGGACAGCCCGGAGAATCCTTTATCTCAGCGGCAGGAAAGGACGTGGTGATTATCGGCGGCGGCGACACGGGAACCGACTGCGTGGGAACCTCCATTCGTCACGGCTGCAACAGCGTCAACCAGCTTGAAATCATGCCCAAACCGCCTTCGGAACGGGCAGCAGACAACCCCTGGCCCGAGTGGCCCAAAGTCTACAAAATGGACTACGGGCAGGAAGAAGCGGCTGCCAAGTACGGCGGAGATCCGCGCCTCTATCTGCGAACTGCCACTCATTTTGAAGGCGATGAAAATGGCAACGTCAAAGCTGTTCACACCGTCGAAGTGCAGTGGGAGCGCAACGAAAAGGGACAGTTTATTCCCAAACAAATCCCTGGTACAGAGCAGGTAATTCCCGCCCAGCTTGTTCTCCTGGCAATGGGCTTCCTGGGTCCAGAACAACCGTTGCTGGATGCCCTCAAACTCGATCGCGATTCGCGCAGCAACGTCAAGGCAGACTACGGCTCCTACAACACCAGCATTCCGGGCGTATTTGCCGCAGGCGACTGTCGCAGAGGTCAAAGTCTCGTCGTTTGGGCAATCAACGAAGGACGGGGCGTGGCGCGGGAGTGCGATCGTTTCCTGATGGGCGTTACCGATCTGCCCTAA
- a CDS encoding cytochrome P450, with protein MSSLTIPTATLPSNQSYSSHAQALRNDLISYVEGLAQQGDYLKIPLGFGLKAYFVNDAEAVQEILLKQAKKVEKPGNVKRVAKGVFGENLFTSDGELWQQLRSTLQPAFQAKRLNAQVEMMVDTTESAIASWKIGQVVDLSAAMMDLTLGITTQALFGQDLRHTPAADSLLSFLDLFSELISSFPIPLWIPTPKHLAIKHHFRVMNSYFRTWVAERKRSSQDGDDVLSMLVQAQQADASGRLSDQQICNEVSNLFAAGYEVVAHTLAFSCYLLTQYPDVEARLREELDRVLGDPSKTAARSGRPITAADLPQLSYLERVIKESMRLLPVTTVLSRQVIEEIQLPGGYTLPKGSLVLISPWTLQRRSDYFPDPLQFNPDRFQNPDNIPKFAYLPFSAGPRVCIGNLLAMMQMKVNLAILLQQYRFSIAPNYQFKPIYRFNTRPQGGLPVVIEERSRQGATTIN; from the coding sequence ATGTCTTCTCTAACAATTCCAACCGCAACTTTGCCTTCCAATCAGTCTTACTCCAGCCATGCTCAGGCGCTGCGAAATGATCTGATTTCCTATGTGGAAGGTCTGGCGCAGCAAGGGGACTATCTGAAAATTCCGCTCGGCTTCGGATTGAAGGCTTACTTTGTTAACGATGCCGAAGCAGTACAGGAAATTCTGCTGAAGCAGGCAAAGAAGGTTGAAAAGCCTGGAAACGTCAAGCGAGTCGCAAAGGGTGTCTTTGGCGAAAACCTGTTTACGAGCGACGGAGAACTGTGGCAGCAGCTTCGATCGACCTTACAGCCAGCATTTCAGGCAAAGCGACTTAACGCCCAGGTCGAGATGATGGTAGATACAACGGAATCTGCGATCGCATCCTGGAAGATCGGACAGGTGGTAGATCTTTCCGCTGCCATGATGGATTTGACATTAGGCATCACGACTCAGGCTTTATTCGGGCAGGATTTACGCCATACGCCTGCTGCCGATTCCCTGCTGAGCTTCCTGGATTTATTTTCTGAACTGATTAGCAGCTTCCCGATTCCGCTCTGGATACCTACGCCCAAACATCTTGCGATCAAACACCACTTCCGCGTCATGAACAGCTATTTCCGAACGTGGGTGGCGGAACGAAAGCGATCGAGTCAGGATGGCGACGATGTGCTGTCCATGCTAGTTCAGGCACAGCAGGCAGATGCTTCCGGTCGTTTGAGCGATCAGCAGATCTGCAATGAGGTATCGAATTTGTTTGCCGCAGGTTATGAGGTCGTTGCCCATACGTTAGCCTTTAGCTGCTATCTGCTGACTCAATATCCAGATGTTGAAGCGCGACTGCGGGAAGAACTCGATCGGGTGTTGGGCGATCCGTCAAAGACGGCTGCGCGGAGCGGTCGCCCTATTACAGCAGCAGATTTGCCCCAACTTTCATACCTGGAACGGGTGATCAAGGAATCGATGCGTCTGTTGCCTGTTACCACCGTATTGAGTCGGCAAGTGATCGAGGAGATTCAGCTTCCTGGAGGTTATACCTTGCCCAAAGGCAGTCTGGTATTAATTTCTCCCTGGACATTGCAGCGACGATCGGATTACTTTCCTGACCCCCTGCAATTCAACCCCGACCGCTTTCAAAACCCGGACAACATTCCAAAATTCGCCTATTTGCCCTTTTCCGCAGGTCCGCGAGTCTGTATTGGCAATCTGCTGGCAATGATGCAGATGAAGGTCAATCTGGCGATTTTATTGCAGCAGTATCGCTTTTCGATCGCCCCCAATTACCAGTTCAAACCCATTTACCGCTTTAATACTCGCCCCCAGGGAGGCTTACCTGTCGTCATCGAGGAGCGATCGCGGCAAGGCGCAACGACAATCAATTAG
- the fmdA gene encoding formamidase, with the protein MPKTLFKVDLTKPMDQQELPGHNRWHPDIPAVVSVNPGDVFRIECKDWTDGQIKNDDSSDDIRDVDLTVVHVLSGPIWVNGAEPGDILVVDLLDIGALQGDEWGFTGIFDQKNGGGFLTDHFPNPAKAIWDFQGIYTSSRHIPGVRFAGITHPGLIGCAPSHELLATWNQREAELVRTAPDRRTYGAGLSGDQPVLAALPNPQNAILGTLPKSEYERVAAEAARTVPPREHGGNCDIKNLSRGTRIYFPVYVEGAKLSMGDIHFSQGDGEISFCGAIEMSGYIDLHVDIIKGGVEKYGMTNPIFKPGPVEPRYSEYLVFEGISVDEFTGKQYYMDVHIAYRRACLNAIEYLKKFGYTGEQAYLLLSCAPVEGRISGIVDIPNACATLAIPTEIFDKNILPV; encoded by the coding sequence ATGCCAAAAACATTGTTTAAAGTTGACCTGACGAAGCCGATGGATCAGCAGGAATTGCCCGGTCATAACCGTTGGCATCCTGATATTCCCGCCGTGGTGTCTGTCAATCCTGGCGATGTGTTTCGGATTGAATGTAAGGACTGGACGGATGGGCAAATCAAAAACGATGATAGTTCAGACGATATTCGCGATGTGGATCTGACCGTCGTTCACGTTCTGAGCGGTCCCATTTGGGTAAACGGAGCGGAGCCAGGGGATATTCTCGTCGTAGACCTGCTCGATATTGGCGCACTCCAGGGCGATGAATGGGGCTTCACTGGAATTTTTGACCAGAAAAATGGCGGCGGCTTTCTCACGGATCATTTCCCCAATCCGGCGAAGGCAATCTGGGATTTCCAGGGAATCTACACCTCCTCGCGCCACATTCCAGGTGTCCGTTTCGCAGGCATTACCCACCCCGGTTTAATTGGCTGCGCCCCCTCCCACGAACTCCTGGCAACGTGGAATCAGCGGGAAGCAGAACTGGTGAGAACCGCACCCGATCGCCGTACCTATGGGGCTGGATTATCGGGAGATCAGCCCGTCCTTGCCGCCCTGCCCAACCCCCAAAACGCGATTCTGGGAACGCTGCCAAAGTCAGAATATGAGCGAGTCGCGGCTGAGGCTGCCCGCACGGTTCCGCCCCGTGAGCATGGTGGCAACTGCGATATTAAAAACCTGTCGCGCGGCACGCGGATTTACTTCCCGGTCTACGTGGAAGGTGCAAAACTCTCGATGGGCGATATTCACTTCTCCCAGGGAGACGGCGAAATCTCCTTCTGTGGGGCGATCGAGATGTCCGGCTATATCGATCTGCATGTGGACATTATCAAGGGTGGTGTCGAGAAATACGGCATGACGAATCCGATCTTTAAGCCGGGTCCCGTTGAACCTCGCTACTCTGAGTATCTGGTGTTTGAGGGCATTTCGGTAGATGAATTTACGGGCAAGCAGTACTACATGGATGTGCATATTGCCTATCGGCGGGCTTGTCTGAATGCGATCGAATATCTCAAGAAGTTTGGCTACACCGGAGAGCAGGCTTACCTGCTGTTGAGCTGTGCCCCGGTAGAAGGTCGGATCAGCGGGATTGTGGATATTCCGAACGCCTGTGCAACCCTGGCGATTCCCACCGAGATTTTCGACAAAAACATTCTGCCCGTTTAA